Proteins from one Plasmodium cynomolgi strain B DNA, chromosome 10, whole genome shotgun sequence genomic window:
- a CDS encoding hypothetical protein (putative), giving the protein MPNVNSNKPGADPDWALALSRGANNHVGEYVQNSNNTKDPLQCASNIQRGSFHNKAAPNSCSDSTRSSNPNNEVPSPDLSTSNNGANTALPKNHNNDDTYEVYQLNVKSSSNDSSPQKSKLSVSSYSQQYEESYEERTKFNKKKSSFYDNNSVPDSYPFLHSYNISHTDNANRKHDNGAHQQNNSSGGGTPQKNSTQHASMCDQHGAGGPNENEGESVWGPDNLGNFRLDKKGASKWGPEKEEQRSGVRCEVGGEVGGGVGGEVGSHPQNGLPNEQDSASCASLGPAEGSPKGHTQKDGDGNKLSVHNYDVDKLYEDFYVNRERAMSHTKIFNYAGSEEMKITKPKDKTNTFVPKYNNLSAKEIHFNSLAGNDNITILAANKMKLDLTKLSEKNEDALPDLYPTNFNYINTYNNNNADITLEERRNYMNSSHIFDCDDNKMEQYYEKGSKNTTEVVTHRISKDVTNVDSEKEEKRKVNPLYSDLFGRKTPDINNKAPCEKIMPTTLNCNWLYCPIDSRKYSEQSINSSDYLQSCEKGNFNRKSYFDKEVYDNEKKKILQEAIQKGARASLRVHMQSILQDGANYNLEDCNHVEATYLTLHNIKDCVSDEEIKDAVRKSGAFVVTYEPEYDFLCDRRKSNAKLCIRHANGKEGLNLLTSLLAQLEITVQLM; this is encoded by the exons ATGCCAAATGTGAATTCCAATAAGCCTGGCGCTGACCCCGACTGGGCGCTCGCCCTCTCCCGTGGCGCCAACAACCATGTAGGGgaatatgtacaaaatagTAACAACACAAAAGACCCCCTGCAATGTGCCAGTAATATCCAAAGAGGAAGTTTTCACAACAAGGCTGCACCAAACAGCTGCAGCGATAGCACTAGAAGCAGCAACCCTAACAATGAAGTACCCTCCCCCGATTTGTCGACGTCAAATAATGGAGCAAACACTGCTCTTCCGAAAAATCACAACAATGATGACACGTACGAAGTGTACCAGTTAAACGTAAAAAGTAGTAGCAATGACTCGTCACCGCAAAAGTCGAAGTTGAGTGTATCTAGCTATTCACAACAGTATGAAGAATCTTACgaagaaagaacaaaatttaacaaaaaaaaaagcagcttttatgataataattCGGTACCAGATAGTTATCCCTTTCTCCATAGCTATAATATTAGTCATACGGACAATGCGAATAGGAAGCATGATAACGGGGCACATCAACAGAACAATTCCAGTGGTGGAGGAACTCCCCAGAAGAACAGCACGCAGCATGCTAGCATGTGCGATCAGCACGGTGCAGGGGGGCCAAATGAGAATGAAGGGGAGTCAGTGTGGGGACCGGATAATTTGGGAAACTTCCGCTTGGACAAGAAAGGGGCCTCGAAGTGGGGTCCCGAAAAAGAGGAGCAACGAAGCGGGGTAAGATGCGAGGTGGGGGGCGAGGTAGGAGGCGGGGTAGGGGGCGAGGTAGGAAGCCATCCACAAAACGGCCTACCAAATGAACAAGACAGTGCCAGTTGTGCCTCCCTAGGACCAGCCGAGGGCTCCCCTAAGGGACATACCCAAAAAGACGGCGATGGGAACAAGCTGAGCGTGCACAACTACGATGTAGACAAACTGTATGAAGATTTTTATGTGAACCGAGAGAGAGCAATGAGTCATACAAAGATATTCAATTATGCCGGAAGTGAAGAGATGAAAATTACCAAGCCGAAAGATAAAACGAATACGTTTGTCCCAAAGTACAATAATTTGTCAGCCAAAGAAATCCATTTTAACAGCCTCGCAGGGAATGATAACATAACCATTTTAGCtgcgaacaaaatgaaactaGATCTTACCAAGTTATCCGAAAAGAACGAAGATGCTTTACCAGAT TTATACCCTACAAATTTTAACTATATAAATACGTATAACAACAATAATGCTGATATTACTCTagaggaaagaagaaattatatgAACTCGAGTCATATTTTTGATTGTGatgataataaaatggaacaatACTATGAGAAGGGGAGTAAAAACACAACGGAAGTCGTCACGCATCGCATCAGCAAAGATGTAACCAATGTGGACAgcgagaaggaggagaaaagaaaggtGAACCCTCTGTATAGTGATTTATTTGGAAGGAAAACACCAGATATTAACAACAAGGCTCCATGTGAAAAAATCATGCCAACTACTTTGAATTGTAATTGGTTGTATTGCCCCATCGACAGCAGGAAGTACTCAGAACAGTCCATTAATTCCTCCGATTATTTACAATCCTGTGAAAAGGGAAACTTTAACAGAAAGTCATATTTTGATAAAGAAGTATatgataatgaaaaaaaaaaaattcttcaagAAGCAATACAGAAGGGGGCCAGGGCTTCGCTCAGAGTACATATGCAATCCATTTTACAGGATGGTGCTAACTACAATTTGGAAGACTGCAATCATGTAGAAGCAACTTACCTAACTCTCCATAACATAAAAGATTGCGTGTCAGATGAGGAGATAAAAGATGCTGTGAGGAAGAGCGGCGCATTCGTAGTTACCTATGAACCAGAGTATGATTTCCTATGTGATAGACGCAAAAGCAACGCGAAGTTGTGCATTAGGCATGCTAATGGGAAAGAGGgcttaaatttattaacaagCTTGTTGGCTCAGCTGGAAATTACGGTTCAGCTTATGTGA
- a CDS encoding nucleotide binding protein (putative): MNMLVNARGGIKSLPQVRATISHYRQKLLKFQQQAQFSLFNTEQKKLAENGVTGSGNTGFIQLYHDLVKTNKIERDPFQYKLVLILQALENNLNGFYDHVEKKLARGEVPRKKFFSSFFGMKKNAQGGSKEGSNKLAEEAETAQGEEDEQAVENYQNDDNFFIYEEETNTKEKQKSLHYNSIESEEYYLRGTDSLVDEENIKYIRGLYVYGSVGRGKTYFLNLLFDRIKLGKLKIHYHNFMQEIHKSFHEEKMNNSEDAIKSISIKMSKKYKLIFIDEFQVVHISDAMVINSLFNHLFYRGTVLLCSSNRNPKYLYHNGLNRERFIPFIKLLYKFNYIFEIDNYHDFRLRNNNVDNHIYSIPTKNFEEIKKMCNDMYCQVSKKDMNHVRQVEKYSKEIAVSDFKTCVIPYSLNEYAIFSFREICGQNISIDEFNAISKASHTLFIYDIEKMNEESKGNEMRRFILLIDILYEKNTKVFFSDVPIFQIFQIPSIISHFHTLMEQMKKKYNSFNSFKNDVNLYLKSGSFNRELFTKIVSHFGIDQEIGIKLFDAINFNINKEYIPIEYLRHILAFHITNYEVDVKKHLKYLEDKDVQLEPIPYLLFE, from the exons ATGAATATGCTGGTCAACGCAAGGGGAGGCATAAAGAGCCTCCCGCAAGTTAGGGCTACAATCAGCCACTACAGACAGaaacttttaaaattccAGCAGCAGGCACAGTTCTCATTATTCAACACTGAACAGAAGAAGCTAGCCGAAAATGGCGTCACGGGCAGTGGTAACACTGGCTTTATTCAGCTGTATCACGATTTGgtaaaaacgaacaaaattGAACGGGACCCCTTTCAGTACAAATTAGTTCTGATTCTTCAG GCCCTGGAGAACAACCTGAATGGCTTCTACGACCATGTTGAGAAGAAGCTCGCTAGGGGGGAAGTTCCAAGGAAAAAGTTCTTCAGCTCATTTTTcgggatgaagaaaaacgcaCAGGGGGGGAGCAAAGAAGGGAGCAACAAACTCGCAGAGGAAGCAGAAACTGcacaaggagaggaagatGAACAAGCTGTGGAGAATTaccaaaatgatgataatttcttcatctaTGAGGAGGAAACAAATAccaaggagaagcaaaaaagctTACATTATAACAGCATAGAGAGTGAGGAGTATTACCTCCGAGGCACAGACTCTTTAGTTGATGAGGAAAACATTAAGTATATCAGAGGACTGTATGTGTACGGGAGTGTAGGCAGAGGGAAGACCTATTTCTTGAACCTACTATTTGACAGAATAAAATTAGGAAAACTAAAAATTCATTATCACAATTTCATGCAAGAAATACACAAAAGTTTtcacgaagaaaaaatgaacaattcAGAGGATGCGATTAAAAGTATCTCcataaaaatgagtaaaaaatataaattaatttttatcgACGAATTTCAGGTGGTACACATATCCGACGCAATGGTGAttaattctttatttaatCATTTGTTCTATCGAGGAACAGTTTTGTTATGTTCTTCCAATAGGAACCCCAAGTATTTGTATCACAATGGGCTGAACAGGGAACGATTCATCCCATTCATAAAGCTACTCTACAAATTTAATTACATTTTCGAAATTGACAACTATCACGATTTTAGACTTCGAAATAACAACGTGGATAATCATATTTATAGCATaccaacaaaaaattttgaagaaattaaaaaaatgtgcaatgATATGTATTGCCAAGTGAGCAAAAAGGATATGAATCACGTTAGACAGgtagaaaaatattctaaaGAAATCGCCGTCTCTGACTTTAAAACTTGTGTCATTCCATACAGCTTAAATGagtatgccattttttccttccgcgAAATATGCGGGCAAAATATCAGTATAGACGAATTCAATGCAATATCGAAAGCAAGTCAcactttatttatttatgacattgaaaaaatgaatgaagaaAGTAAAGGAAACGAAATGAGAAGATTTATTTTGCTCATAGATATTCTctacgaaaaaaacacaaaagtATTCTTTAGTGATGTACCCATTTTTCAAATCTTCCAAATACCCTCTATTATCTCTCATTTCCACACCCTCATGGaacagatgaaaaaaaaatataacagtTTTAACAGCTTCAAAAATGATGTCAATTTGTATCTCAAGTCGGGAAGTTTCAACAGagaattatttacaaaaattgtCTCTCATTTTGGCATTGACCAAGa AATCGGCATTAAACTGTTCGACGCCATAAATTTCAACATCAACAAGGAGTACATCCCCATTGAATATTTACG ACACATCCTGGCCTTCCACATCACCAATTACGAGGTAGACGTGAAGAAGCACCTCAAATATTTGGAGGATAAGGATGTCCAACTGGAGCCAATCCCCTACTTGCTATTCGAGTAA
- a CDS encoding hypothetical protein (putative): RKRTKENSKSSKKKEGRREQNGLGKIGNKELHYVVKLNSDEENNNKNITNKDKYKHAKKKNNKRRSLSVLVPNYKKDIINNIKLADKLYKLTANKSSDESEEDNRRKRKNSKREKKNESKNKKNKHRRSLTCGSYHSDSEHSVDNVQNNKKVDININEIQTKYKNKNIKIIYDDGHSKRIVVRGDKRKAGRSDGEDEYEGESDSDDQSDDQSDDQSDDHSDDQSDDQGDDRSDDLSDGGSEPDGERRCGSQAEDHSNDYNRRARKKKGSGRRKRKDESKPAKRKKKKCAKRHPTTLSDSYCEEKRKKYIQKGKRKFSTQKFVGSRNRKESSEPIDRNYRAGKNYEQREKKDYYPNMYERENSENRNKEKNKNIDKYKNIDKYKNIDKYKNINKNQNTFEDVEVFDPCIDRSRKTMTYQALSTRSDQVKNNFFLNIKDIIFKLHLNLQNIKEILKNKNDYITSLLDSSYRNIIENVKRNAIKQDNFYRIIFHDLFNLLNEFIMVDDYTKKFFFSIETEVRQRCLENIKNEFYNFINRYLPSGERRSVYSPSRDTNELNPQDMYKRIMDMHESANKRKNLYSTLASYNNGGGPTGSGNPGSCFTGSGFPGSGLTGEYQAHPDVQSILHLNSLQQIEGGRTELAKIDAMGNDLSLKVKKASIFQNVSEQEDVVDYLKGVVKSEKEKNIKLELQYDELKQKYDLLKKKREEDVTKEVNMSKSNADEEDNFFKKFYQSQSFIKLEEKKLEDSSKRIVDENVRLTRMKEMNENSKREIEKDMHDIEVKKKEIEKDKDDIEIKKKEIELANEQISNQNKQLEDEQDILNRRKKELEEENSMLDNTKREVDEQNDLIKEKKRELDELNKLLGERQKLVEEVDNTLRQKQKEVDDIDALLNEKQSTMQRKCTLMERESLNHMKEEEDALEKRNNQLKSGSTQMKANEAENDIHNDDPNQEHDSGDDHHKRENEESNAFYMQNDNPSYTPSGGAITDKHGTLTLEKSLTRIVENETRRNDMHIEGDSKRSSVLSYLGNTKFSLKDASKRDSNMSQINGTRQNDKLVLNDKNVLMMKNEIVEREKALLSREEKLNEEKEQIAQQMNQLSILRDNISSKTEALRIWEEELKRKELHILGMQKEGDGTQREGQPNVPSKRTNSLFCNAEETNSLGENSKQHFELAHCGNDSNEGIANHQMGHVGISQPEIDHKRTNQPYDEAQLNESLQKGDSTYLKSTNSSQGKNINDSSSNLCGTSPPAGDNLDAIKSNLNDCLDEIAKYKLLLKSRDEEICSLKTQLGRQQGEASWNGDATKEGNNSGDNSKMGDSLCNTGNAAEGINGQTGFSSLSGDSGNTAMGSLKQSAEFSGPAPEQSKVCTERIRSKAHEGIAEQPNVTLSCRRASGYRSTHAPRRSCLHVVAYPYVPKQRWLINIDERGVK; this comes from the coding sequence AGAAAACGCACGAAGGAGAATTCCAAAagctccaaaaaaaaagaaggaaggagaGAGCAAAACGGGTTAGGTAAAATCGGAAATAAAGAATTACATTATGTTGTTAAGCTAAACTCGGACgaagaaaataacaacaagAACATCACAAATAAGGACAAATACAAacatgcaaagaaaaaaaacaataaaagaCGAAGCTTATCAGTACTGGTCCCCAATTACAAAAAAGacataataaataacatCAAACTGGCTGACAAACTGTACAAGTTGACAGCAAATAAAAGCTCAGACGAATCGGAAGAAGACAATCgtagaaagaggaaaaactcaaaaagggaaaaaaaaaatgaatcgaagaacaaaaagaacaaacatAGGAGAAGCCTTACCTGTGGAAGTTACCACTCCGATAGTGAGCATAGTGTGGACAATGTGCAAAATAACAAGAAGGTCGACataaatattaatgaaatcCAGACCAAGTACAAAAAtaagaacataaaaattatttacgaCGATGGGCATTCGAAGAGAATCGTCGTCCGGGGGGACAAAAGGAAGGCAGGGAGGAGCGACGGGGAGGACGAATATGAAGGCGAAAGCGACAGCGATGATCAAAGCGATGATCAAAGCGATGACCAAAGTGATGACCATAGTGATGATCAAAGTGATGACCAAGGTGATGATCGAAGTGATGATCTAAGCGATGGTGGAAGCGAACCAGATGGTGAACGTCGATGCGGGAGCCAAGCGGAGGACCACTCGAACGACTACAACCGACGagcacgcaaaaaaaaaggcagtggaagaagaaaacgcaAAGATGAAAGCAAACCcgcaaagaggaagaaaaaaaaatgcgccaAACGACACCCCACAACTCTGAGTGATAGTTACTGCgaggaaaagaggaaaaaatatatccaaaaggggaagaggaaaTTCTCGACTCAGAAGTTCGTAGGGTCTAGAAACAGAAAGGAGAGCAGCGAACCGATAGACAGAAATTACAGAGCAGGTAAAAACTATGagcaaagggaaaagaaggacTACTACCCTAACATGTATGAAAGAGAAAATAGtgaaaatagaaataaagaaaaaaacaaaaatatagataaatacaaaaatatagacaaatacaaaaatatagacaaatacaaaaatataaacaaaaaccAAAACACGTTTGAAGATGTAGAAGTCTTTGATCCATGCATTGacagaagcagaaaaacGATGACGTACCAAGCTTTAAGCACAAGGAGTGACCAAGtgaaaaataactttttccTCAACATTAAGGACATAATTTTCAAGTTGCATCTGAACTTACAGAACATTAAAGAAATtctaaaaaacaaaaatgattatATAACGAGTTTGCTAGACTCATCCTACAGAAATATTATTGAAAATGTGAAACGCAACGCAATAAAACAGGACAATTTTTACAGGATAATTTTTCACGActtgtttaatttattaaatgaattTATCATGGTGGATGATTATACAAAGAAGTTTTTCTTCAGCATCGAGACGGAGGTTAGGCAGAGGTGCTTGGAAAATATTAAGAACgagttttacaattttatcaaTAGGTACTTGCCCTCGGGGGAAAGGAGAAGTGTGTACAGCCCCAGCAGGGATACGAACGAATTGAATCCGCAGGACATGTACAAGCGTATCATGGACATGCACGAATCTGCCAACAAGCGGAAGAATCTCTACTCTACTCTGGCCTCGTACAACAATGGGGGGGGGCCGACCGGAAGTGGGAACCCTGGAAGCTGCTTCACCGGGAGTGGCTTTCCTGGGAGTGGACTAACCGGCGAATACCAGGCCCACCCCGACGTGCAGAGCATCTTGCACCTGAACAGCCTACAACAGATCGAAGGTGGTAGAACCGAGCTGGCCAAAATCGACGCCATGGGAAACGACCTCTCacttaaagtaaaaaaggcaaGCATCTTCCAAAACGTAAGCGAGCAGGAAGATGTCGTAGACTATTTAAAAGGAGTTgtaaaaagcgaaaaggaaaaaaacataaaattggaGTTGCAGTATGATGAattgaaacaaaaatatgatctcttgaagaagaaaagggaagaagacgTCACCAAGGAAGTCAATATGTCCAAAAGTAACGcagatgaagaagataatttttttaagaaattttatCAGAGTCAGTCATTTATCaaattggaggaaaaaaaactggaggACTCATCCAAGAGGATCGTCGACGAAAATGTGAGACTCACCAGGATGAAGGAAATGAACGAGAACAGCAAACGGGAAATAGAGAAAGACATGCACGACATCGAggttaagaaaaaagaaatcgaaaaggACAAGGACGATatagaaattaaaaaaaaggagatcgAACTTGCAAACGAGCAGATAAGCAACCAAAACAAACAATTAGAAGACGAACAGGACATACTAAatcggaggaaaaaagaacttGAGGAGGAAAACTCCATGCTAGATAACACCAAAAGGGAGGTGGATGAACAGAATGATTTgataaaggagaaaaagagggaGCTGGACGAGCTGAACAAGTTATTGGGAGAAAGGCAGAAGCTTGTGGAGGAGGTAGACAACACACTGCGCCAGAAACAGAAGGAAGTTGACGACATAGATGCGCTGCTAAACGAGAAACAAAGCACCATGCAGAGAAAGTGCACCTTAATGGAAAGAGAAAGCCTAAATCAtatgaaggaagaagaggacgctttggagaaaagaaataatcaGTTGAAGAGTGGAAGCACCCAAATGAAGGCTAACGAGGCGGAGAATGACATACACAACGATGATCCAAATCAGGAACATGACAGTGGGGACGACCACcacaaaagagaaaacgaagaaaGCAACGCATTCTATATGCAAAATGATAACCCTAGTTATACACCCAGCGGGGGGGCTATCACGGATAAGCATGGCACTCTCACTTTAGAAAAATCGTTAACACGAATTGTGGAAAACGAAACAAGACGGAACGACATGCATATCGAAGGGGACTCCAAACGAAGCAGCGTTTTGTCTTATTTAGGGAACACGAAATTTTCTCTGAAGGATGCTTCCAAAAGGGATAGCAACATGTCGCAAATAAATGGTACCCGCCAAAATGATAAACTTGTGCTAAATGATAAAAACGTGctaatgatgaaaaatgaaattgtggaaagggaaaaggccCTTTTAAGTAGAGAGGAAAAGCtcaatgaagaaaaagaacaaattgcCCAGCAGATGAACCAACTTAGCATCTTAAGGGATAACATTTCGAGCAAAACGGAGGCACTGCGTATATGGGAAGAGGaactaaaaaggaaagaattaCACATACTAGGCatgcaaaaagaaggagacgGTACACAGCGGGAGGGACAACCAAATGTCCCTTCAAAGAGAACCAACTCTCTCTTCTGTAACGCAGAAGAAACGAACAGTTTGGGTGAAAATTCAAAGCAGCATTTCGAGCTAGCACATTGCGGAAATGACTCTAATGAAGGAATCGCAAATCATCAAATGGGTCACGTGGGAATATCTCAACCTGAAATCGATCATAAGAGGACCAACCAACCGTATGACGAAGCTCAATTAAACGAATCcctacaaaaaggggatagcACATATTTGAAAAGTACCAATTCTTcacaggggaaaaatatcaacGACAGTTCTTCCAACCTGTGTGGAACTTCTCCCCCAGCAGGTGATAACTTAGACGCAATAAAAAGCAACCTAAACGACTGTTTGGATGAAATAGCTAAGTACAAACTTTTGCTAAAAAGTAGAGACGAAGAAATTTGTTCATTAAAGACACAACTGGGAAGGCAACAAGGTGAAGCCAGCTGGAACGGAGATGCTACAAAAGAGGGAAACAACTCGGGGGATAattcaaaaatgggggattCTCTTTGCAATACGGGTAATGCGGCAGAAGGGATAAATGGGCAAActggtttttcttccctgtcGGGTGATTCGGGTAACACGGCCATGGGTTCTTTGAAGCAGTCAGCCGAGTTTTCAGGCCCCGCGCCTGAACAGAGTAAGGTATGCACCGAAAGAATTCGCAGCAAAGCGCACGAGGGAATAGCGGAGCAACCCAACGTAACGCTTTCGTGTAGACGCGCGAGTGGGTACAGAAGTACTCATGCACCAAGACGCAGTTGCTTACATGTAGTTGCCTACCCGTATGTGCCAAAACAAAGGTGGCTCATAAATATTGACGAAAGGGGAGTAAAGTAG
- a CDS encoding hypothetical protein (putative), protein MMDDNFVNDKDEQLLKLLLKNRPTFSEELIDYYLSYSGCSVTEKSCLRFISLILHKSIDKVMEWKIVQTNLIDQSTVLLPRDAPHGNDNQKDKESRGQLKKELNCEKLIETLKEFDQNYQSEEIVKNFNLLK, encoded by the exons ATGATGGATGACAACTTCGTAAACGACAAGGATGAACAGTTGTTAAAACTGCTGCTGAAAAATAGACCAACG TTCAGCGAAGAATTGATTGACTACTACCTTTCGTACAGCGGATGTAGCGTAACGGAAAAATCCTGCCTCAGATTCATTTCACTCATTTTGCATAAATCGATAGACAAAGTAATGGAATGGAAAATCGTGCAAACTAAC CTAATAGATCAGTCGACGGTCCTGCTGCCCAGAGACGCGCCCCATGGTAATGACAACCAGAAGGATAAAGAGAGCAGGGGGCAACTTAAG AAGGAGCTGAACTGTGAAAAACTCATCGAAACTCTAAAAGAATTTGATCAAAACTATCAAAGTGAAGAAATAGTAAAGAATTTCAATCTACTTAAGTAA
- a CDS encoding hypothetical protein (putative) — MSLNQDDSSSKKEDHVEEKIIQKRKKFRKKKRKRKVKVKQYITRNVLNKNRPFAFFFFKCAHSITFFAIQTNKYLNLFLRNYA, encoded by the coding sequence ATGTCTTTAAATCAAGATGATTCTTcatcaaaaaaagaagatcatgtagaagaaaaaattatacaaaaacgtaaaaagtttagaaaaaaaaaaagaaagcgaaaGGTAAAGGTAAAGCAATACATAACAAGAAATGTGTTAAACAAAAATCGGccctttgctttttttttttttaaatgtgcacACAGCATAACATTCTTTGCCATCCAAACGAATAAGTATTTGAATCTATTTCTACGCAATTACGCC